Proteins encoded within one genomic window of Thermococcus celer Vu 13 = JCM 8558:
- a CDS encoding thioredoxin family protein — MDELEMIRRKKMLELMKRAGMIEEKPKGPKVVIEVITSPGCPYCPIAWAMAQELERKYKGVVARELSVATPEGRRKAMEHNILGTPTILIDNRVEFVGVPNFGEFERRVREKLGLR, encoded by the coding sequence ATGGACGAGCTCGAGATGATACGGAGAAAGAAGATGCTTGAACTCATGAAGAGGGCGGGAATGATCGAGGAGAAGCCAAAGGGGCCCAAAGTCGTCATCGAAGTTATAACGTCGCCCGGCTGTCCTTACTGCCCGATAGCCTGGGCAATGGCTCAGGAACTCGAGAGGAAATACAAAGGGGTCGTGGCGAGGGAACTGAGCGTTGCGACGCCGGAAGGCCGGAGGAAGGCGATGGAGCACAACATCCTTGGAACGCCGACGATACTCATAGACAACCGCGTGGAGTTCGTGGGGGTGCCTAACTTCGGGGAGTTCGAAAGGCGGGTGAGGGAAAAGCTTGGCCTAAGGTGA